In Candidatus Methylomirabilota bacterium, one genomic interval encodes:
- a CDS encoding TRAP transporter small permease subunit → MAVELLLRISERLRSFVEFVGRWGAVFILPLVFVTMWDVFLRKIGGMQVWLVEHLGRAFESTVIQEFEWHFHTALFTLVLGYGLVRNRHVRVDLVREKLSFRKQAWIEFLGLTLFMIPYCLIVGYFAAGFAYDSFLIGEKSASTVGLSYRWIIKTILVFGIFTALLAGIAVWLQTVIVLFGPKEVRFRLMTLEWPEDAAARGGRLNTGPGV, encoded by the coding sequence ATGGCGGTCGAGTTGCTGCTGCGCATCAGCGAGCGGCTCCGGTCGTTCGTGGAGTTCGTCGGGCGGTGGGGCGCCGTCTTCATCCTGCCGCTCGTCTTCGTCACGATGTGGGACGTGTTCCTCCGGAAGATCGGGGGGATGCAGGTCTGGCTCGTCGAGCACCTGGGGCGGGCCTTCGAGTCCACCGTAATCCAGGAGTTCGAGTGGCACTTCCACACCGCGCTGTTCACGCTGGTGCTGGGGTATGGGCTGGTCCGGAACCGTCACGTGCGGGTGGATCTCGTCCGCGAGAAGCTGTCCTTCCGCAAGCAGGCCTGGATCGAATTCCTGGGCCTCACCCTGTTCATGATCCCCTATTGCCTGATCGTCGGGTATTTCGCGGCGGGGTTCGCCTATGACTCGTTCCTGATCGGCGAGAAGTCGGCGTCGACGGTGGGATTGTCCTATCGCTGGATCATCAAGACGATCCTGGTCTTCGGCATCTTCACCGCCCTTCTGGCCGGGATCGCCGTCTGGCTGCAGACCGTGATCGTGCTGTTCGGCCCCAAGGAGGTCCGCTTCCGGTTGATGACGCTCGAGTGGCCGGAGGACGCGGCGGCCAGGGGCGGGCGGCTGAACACGGGCCCCGGCGTCTAG
- a CDS encoding TRAP transporter large permease subunit, with product MARLVPEGVTLNGRLRLILLALPVAAAIVLAYTLWLRSGPEVEIVPFVQDYLPLFMFLTLGVLLFSGYPVAFVLGGTALVFGFLGYLFDTFRLVEFFNFVPRIWGQAAENLVLVSVPTFVFMGVMMERSGIAKDLLYCCQVLLRRVPGALALAVTVMGTILAAMTGIIGASVTMMTSLALAPMLRQGYSHALATGCIAAAGTLGILIPPSIMLILFADLLSVSVGTLFMAALGPGLLLALIYLIGISATCAMKPALGPPLPPTELNLGLGETAGLFVRSFLPPAILIGMIKGSILFGWATPSAAGAVGAFGAVALAMAKRRGGWTTLKEVANASALTISMIFFIVISATCFAYVFRALGGDSVAEHLITSAGLGSWGLTFLIMGIVFVLGFFLDWIEITLIVLPVFGPMIANMDFGAHVPKESVLIWFTVLLAVNLQTSFLTPPFGFALFYMKGLAPAEVKIQSIYRGIIPFVIMQLICLLLVLMFPMLALWLPGAVYD from the coding sequence ATGGCCCGACTCGTCCCTGAAGGCGTCACCCTCAACGGCCGTCTGCGCCTCATCCTGCTCGCGCTGCCGGTGGCCGCCGCCATCGTGCTGGCGTACACGCTGTGGCTTCGCAGCGGGCCCGAGGTCGAGATCGTTCCGTTCGTGCAGGATTATCTACCGTTGTTCATGTTCCTGACCCTCGGCGTGCTGCTGTTCTCGGGATACCCCGTGGCCTTCGTGCTCGGCGGCACGGCGCTGGTCTTCGGATTCCTGGGCTATCTCTTCGACACGTTCCGGCTCGTGGAGTTCTTCAACTTCGTGCCGCGTATCTGGGGCCAGGCTGCCGAGAACCTCGTGCTGGTCTCCGTTCCGACGTTCGTGTTCATGGGCGTGATGATGGAGCGCAGCGGCATCGCCAAGGACCTGCTCTACTGCTGCCAGGTGCTGCTCCGCCGCGTCCCCGGAGCGCTGGCCCTGGCGGTCACGGTGATGGGCACGATCCTGGCGGCGATGACCGGCATCATCGGCGCCTCGGTGACGATGATGACGTCGCTGGCCCTGGCGCCGATGCTGCGGCAGGGGTACAGCCACGCCCTGGCCACCGGCTGCATCGCCGCGGCCGGCACGCTGGGCATCCTCATCCCCCCGAGCATCATGCTGATCCTGTTCGCCGACCTCCTGTCCGTGTCGGTGGGCACCCTGTTCATGGCGGCGCTGGGCCCGGGCCTCCTCCTTGCGCTCATCTACCTGATCGGCATCAGCGCGACCTGCGCGATGAAGCCCGCTCTGGGTCCGCCGCTGCCACCGACCGAGCTCAACCTCGGGTTGGGCGAGACCGCGGGCCTGTTCGTACGCAGCTTCCTGCCCCCGGCCATTTTGATCGGGATGATCAAGGGCTCCATCCTGTTCGGCTGGGCGACGCCGAGCGCGGCGGGGGCGGTGGGGGCTTTCGGCGCCGTGGCCCTGGCCATGGCCAAGCGCCGGGGCGGCTGGACGACCCTGAAGGAGGTCGCCAACGCGTCGGCCCTCACCATCAGCATGATCTTCTTCATCGTGATCTCGGCGACCTGCTTCGCCTATGTGTTCCGGGCGCTCGGCGGGGATTCCGTCGCCGAGCACCTGATCACGTCGGCCGGGCTCGGCTCCTGGGGCCTGACCTTTCTGATCATGGGCATCGTCTTCGTCCTGGGGTTCTTCCTCGACTGGATCGAGATCACGCTGATCGTCCTGCCCGTCTTCGGGCCCATGATCGCCAACATGGATTTCGGCGCGCATGTGCCCAAGGAGTCGGTGCTCATCTGGTTCACGGTCCTGCTCGCCGTGAATCTCCAGACGTCGTTCCTCACCCCGCCGTTCGGCTTCGCCCTCTTCTACATGAAGGGCCTGGCCCCGGCCGAGGTGAAGATCCAGAGCATCTACCGGGGCATCATCCCGTTCGTCATCATGCAGCTGATCTGTCTACTCCTGGTGCTGATGTTCCCGATGCTGGCCCTGTGGCTGCCGGGCGCGGTCTACGACTAA
- a CDS encoding extracellular solute-binding protein, whose amino-acid sequence MECQPMKRRSFLRASGAAAAVAATGLQGILAAGQAPAWAQGKKLHIVRWVDFIPEADVELKRQAPEASKALGAEVVFEFINGNDLQPRITAAIQSGSGADIIQMLWNWPHLYASGIVDVSDIAEPIGKAQGGYYDVFQATARVGGKWLAVPHGVVGNAVAYRRSWHNEVGAKEFPKTWDEWRQVGKKLKAKGRPVGQALGHSFGDPPTFAYPLLWDFGGAEVDKSGKKVVLNSKATLESVKFLQAFWKDACDEGGAAWDDTNNNRAFHAGEISASLNGASIYIVAKRQKDKIKDDRGEPLFQDIEHAALLPKGPAGQFALYVPFQHAIMKYSKNQKLAKDFLKWLHTKDNYEKWFQVNEGYNVGPTQVWEEHPMWKKVDKPLQVFRQAVRQARMLGSPGPASARATEAYTKYIIVDMYAKAVTGTKAEDAVKWAEGELKNIYQKA is encoded by the coding sequence ATGGAGTGTCAGCCGATGAAGCGTCGTTCCTTTCTCAGGGCATCGGGCGCCGCCGCGGCGGTGGCCGCCACCGGCCTGCAGGGCATCCTGGCGGCTGGCCAGGCCCCGGCCTGGGCCCAGGGCAAGAAGCTCCACATCGTGCGGTGGGTGGACTTCATCCCCGAAGCCGACGTGGAGCTGAAGCGGCAGGCCCCGGAGGCTTCCAAGGCGCTGGGCGCCGAGGTGGTCTTCGAGTTCATCAACGGCAACGACCTGCAGCCTCGCATCACCGCCGCCATCCAGTCGGGCAGCGGCGCCGACATCATCCAGATGCTCTGGAACTGGCCGCACCTTTACGCGAGCGGCATCGTGGACGTCTCGGACATCGCCGAGCCCATCGGCAAGGCCCAGGGCGGTTACTACGACGTCTTTCAGGCCACGGCCAGGGTCGGCGGCAAGTGGCTCGCCGTCCCGCACGGCGTCGTCGGCAACGCGGTCGCCTACCGTCGGTCCTGGCACAACGAGGTCGGGGCCAAGGAGTTTCCGAAGACCTGGGACGAGTGGCGCCAGGTGGGCAAGAAGCTCAAGGCCAAGGGCAGGCCCGTCGGTCAGGCCCTCGGCCACTCCTTCGGCGACCCGCCCACGTTCGCCTACCCGCTGCTATGGGACTTCGGCGGCGCCGAGGTCGACAAGAGCGGCAAGAAGGTCGTCCTCAACTCCAAGGCCACGCTGGAGTCGGTGAAGTTCCTGCAGGCCTTCTGGAAGGACGCCTGCGACGAAGGTGGCGCGGCCTGGGATGACACGAACAACAACCGGGCGTTCCACGCAGGGGAGATCAGCGCGAGCCTCAACGGCGCCTCGATCTACATCGTGGCCAAGCGCCAGAAGGACAAGATCAAGGACGACCGGGGCGAGCCGCTCTTTCAGGACATCGAGCACGCGGCGCTGCTGCCCAAGGGGCCGGCCGGCCAGTTCGCGCTCTACGTGCCGTTCCAGCACGCGATCATGAAGTACTCCAAGAACCAGAAGCTGGCCAAGGACTTCCTCAAGTGGCTGCACACCAAGGACAACTACGAGAAGTGGTTCCAGGTCAACGAAGGGTACAACGTCGGCCCCACCCAGGTTTGGGAAGAGCACCCCATGTGGAAGAAGGTCGACAAGCCGCTCCAGGTCTTCCGGCAGGCTGTCCGCCAGGCCCGGATGCTGGGCTCGCCGGGACCGGCGTCGGCCCGGGCCACCGAGGCCTACACGAAGTACATCATCGTGGACATGTACGCCAAGGCCGTGACGGGCACTAAGGCCGAGGATGCCGTGAAGTGGGCCGAGGGCGAGCTCAAGAACATTTACCAGAAGGCCTAG
- a CDS encoding sugar ABC transporter permease, with protein sequence MKNSVIGGVGSAARVEVALAHPRSTQPLTRFLESERLLAVLLLAPTVVLLGLFIAYPFVMGVWLSLSSTSVGNPGVFVGLQNFVRAWNDSIFRTAFWNTSVYTFWATIFKLALGMWLALLLNRHFRGKRLVRASMLLPFIVPTVLSTFAWRWMFDPTFSVLNWVLYQAGIITVKLPFLSDGTWALSCAILVNTWRGMPFFAITLLAGLQTINPDLHEAASLDGANGWRRFWHVTWPLLKPVTIVVVVFSIIQTFSDFQLIYVLTGGGPANSTHLLATYAYQVGVATGLLGEGAAISLFMLPVLFVVVWIQLRYLRRLEGA encoded by the coding sequence GTGAAGAACTCGGTCATCGGGGGTGTCGGGAGCGCCGCCAGAGTGGAGGTGGCGCTCGCGCACCCCAGAAGCACCCAGCCGCTGACGCGCTTCCTCGAAAGTGAGCGGCTGTTGGCCGTGCTGCTGCTGGCGCCGACCGTCGTCTTGCTCGGGTTGTTCATCGCCTACCCGTTCGTGATGGGGGTCTGGCTCTCACTGTCCAGCACCAGCGTCGGCAACCCGGGCGTGTTCGTGGGCCTGCAGAACTTCGTCCGGGCCTGGAACGACTCGATCTTCCGCACGGCGTTCTGGAACACGAGCGTCTACACGTTCTGGGCCACCATCTTCAAGCTGGCCCTGGGCATGTGGCTGGCGCTGCTACTCAACCGGCACTTCCGAGGCAAGCGGCTGGTGCGGGCGTCGATGCTGCTGCCGTTCATCGTCCCCACCGTGCTCAGCACCTTCGCCTGGCGCTGGATGTTCGATCCGACCTTCAGCGTCCTGAACTGGGTGCTCTACCAGGCCGGTATCATCACGGTGAAGCTGCCGTTCCTCTCCGACGGCACCTGGGCACTGTCCTGCGCGATTCTCGTGAACACCTGGCGGGGCATGCCGTTCTTCGCCATCACCCTCCTGGCCGGGCTGCAGACCATCAATCCCGACCTGCACGAGGCCGCCTCGCTGGACGGTGCCAACGGCTGGCGGCGCTTCTGGCACGTGACCTGGCCTCTGCTCAAGCCGGTGACCATCGTCGTGGTGGTGTTCTCGATCATCCAGACGTTCTCCGACTTCCAGCTCATCTACGTGCTCACCGGCGGGGGCCCCGCCAACTCCACGCACCTGCTGGCGACCTACGCCTACCAGGTCGGGGTCGCCACCGGACTCCTCGGCGAGGGCGCCGCCATCTCCCTCTTCATGCTCCCCGTCCTCTTCGTCGTGGTCTGGATCCAGCTGCGCTACCTCAGGAGACTCGAAGGCGCGTGA
- a CDS encoding carbohydrate ABC transporter permease, translated as MIEQRWKKWAFFYIPLTLFVIGTLFPFYWMAVTAFRPDHELYRSWRAVNNAPFWTLQPTLAHFQDLLAKTTFPRWLWNTFFIAVISTAISLFCGLLAGYALARLRFPGAGLLGTSIFVTYLVPPTLLFIPLADIIRNFQLGNTPWALILTYPTFLIPFCTWLLMGYFKTIPRELEECARIDGATRFGAMMRIIFPIAVPGILSAGIFAFTLSWNEFIYALVFLFSPERKTVPVGVVSELIRGDIYFWGQLMAGALLGSVPVALVYSFFVEYYVTGLTGSVKG; from the coding sequence ATGATCGAGCAGCGCTGGAAAAAGTGGGCCTTCTTCTACATCCCTCTCACCCTGTTCGTCATCGGCACCCTGTTTCCCTTCTACTGGATGGCGGTCACGGCCTTTCGTCCCGACCACGAGCTCTACCGCTCCTGGCGGGCCGTCAACAACGCGCCGTTCTGGACCCTGCAGCCGACGCTGGCCCACTTCCAGGATCTGTTGGCCAAGACGACCTTCCCCCGCTGGCTGTGGAACACGTTCTTCATCGCGGTCATCTCCACGGCGATCTCGTTGTTCTGCGGGCTCCTGGCCGGCTACGCGCTAGCTCGACTGCGCTTCCCGGGGGCCGGGCTGCTGGGCACCTCGATCTTCGTGACTTACCTGGTGCCGCCCACGCTGCTGTTCATCCCCCTGGCCGACATCATCCGGAACTTCCAGCTCGGGAACACGCCGTGGGCGCTGATCCTGACGTACCCCACCTTCCTCATCCCCTTCTGCACCTGGCTGCTCATGGGCTACTTCAAGACCATACCCAGAGAGCTGGAGGAGTGTGCCCGCATCGACGGGGCCACCCGGTTCGGGGCGATGATGCGCATCATCTTTCCCATCGCGGTGCCCGGCATCCTGTCCGCCGGCATCTTCGCATTCACGCTGTCCTGGAACGAGTTCATCTACGCCCTGGTCTTCCTCTTCTCACCCGAGCGCAAGACGGTGCCGGTCGGTGTGGTGTCCGAGCTGATCCGGGGCGACATCTATTTCTGGGGTCAGCTGATGGCCGGCGCCCTGCTGGGCTCGGTGCCGGTGGCCCTGGTCTACTCGTTTTTCGTGGAGTACTACGTGACGGGCTTGACCGGCTCGGTCAAGGGCTGA